The proteins below are encoded in one region of Ereboglobus luteus:
- a CDS encoding biotin--[acetyl-CoA-carboxylase] ligase, with the protein MSGHDLETSILRALLEDRARFISGEHLAENLGITRVAVWQHLQKLRAEGFEFEAIRNVGYRIASLPESPHAALLRILVGPRKHTPTIIVHETLDSTNDEATRQLAANCPTPFIVISRAQTKGRGRFGRPWHSRENGNLYITFAFRPRATPSHMQTFTLWMGVNICDLVTAHVKNTPGIKWPNDLLFGTRKAGGMLTEARIDADQIRDLIFGLGLNINSAPAGWPAELRPVATSLVEQNDGAPLDMNIFTAALITRILDAYEQFIDEPEATAATLAALWKKHDLLRGKPITILSGNERLTGIAGGIDPEGSLILKPESGRPQKVRAGEVTLEKKTEGLKD; encoded by the coding sequence ATGTCCGGTCACGACCTTGAAACCAGCATCCTCCGCGCGCTTCTCGAAGACCGCGCGCGCTTCATTTCGGGCGAGCACCTTGCCGAAAATCTCGGCATCACGCGCGTCGCGGTTTGGCAGCATCTGCAGAAGCTCCGCGCCGAGGGATTCGAGTTCGAGGCGATCCGCAACGTCGGCTACCGCATCGCAAGCCTTCCCGAGTCTCCCCATGCCGCGCTTCTGCGCATCCTAGTCGGCCCGCGCAAACACACGCCGACCATCATCGTTCACGAAACGCTCGACAGCACCAACGACGAGGCCACGCGCCAGCTCGCCGCAAATTGCCCCACGCCATTCATCGTGATTTCCCGCGCCCAAACCAAGGGACGCGGACGTTTCGGCCGCCCCTGGCACAGCAGGGAAAACGGCAATCTTTATATCACCTTCGCCTTTCGTCCGCGCGCCACGCCTTCGCACATGCAAACCTTCACGCTCTGGATGGGCGTCAACATTTGCGATCTCGTCACGGCGCACGTGAAAAATACTCCCGGCATCAAATGGCCCAACGACCTTCTTTTCGGCACTCGCAAGGCCGGCGGCATGCTCACGGAGGCTCGCATCGATGCCGACCAGATACGCGACCTCATCTTCGGCCTCGGCCTTAACATCAACAGCGCGCCCGCCGGCTGGCCCGCCGAGCTTCGACCCGTTGCGACTTCACTCGTTGAGCAAAACGACGGCGCCCCGCTCGACATGAACATCTTCACCGCCGCGCTCATCACGCGCATTCTCGACGCCTACGAGCAATTCATCGACGAACCCGAGGCCACGGCGGCGACCCTCGCCGCGCTTTGGAAAAAGCACGATCTCCTGCGCGGCAAACCCATCACCATTCTCTCCGGCAACGAACGCCTCACCGGCATCGCCGGCGGCATCGACCCCGAAGGCTCGCTCATCCTGAAACCCGAATCCGGCCGCCCCCAAAAAGTCCGCGCCGGGGAAGTCACGTTGGAGAAAAAGACTGAAGGGCTGAAAGACTGA
- a CDS encoding type III pantothenate kinase has protein sequence MLLCIDIGNTHTHYGVVAEGEGARAQYDTPTRTLEDAASGIGPKIADLLARQPGIIGLAYCSVVPAATEALRRVLARDRFSLPALHLTHDKKLGVPITYPRPGEIGQDRLANAAAARLLGELPAIVIDMGTAVTFDIITRAHGYEGGIIAPGVELMRRYLHEQTAQLPLLDESIDVTRAVGQSTIEAMRIGTVVGFGGMIQALLDTVIADLAKRGETNPRIYSTGGSAALLRDRLKTPFEVIPDLTLRGLAAAWKLNVARA, from the coding sequence ATGCTTCTCTGCATCGACATCGGCAACACCCACACGCACTACGGCGTCGTAGCCGAAGGCGAAGGCGCGCGCGCGCAATACGACACGCCCACGCGCACCCTTGAGGACGCTGCCAGCGGCATCGGCCCGAAAATCGCCGATCTCCTCGCGCGCCAGCCCGGAATCATCGGGCTCGCTTACTGCTCCGTTGTTCCCGCCGCCACCGAGGCGCTCCGCCGCGTCCTCGCACGCGACAGGTTTTCGCTTCCCGCGCTCCACCTCACGCACGACAAAAAACTCGGCGTTCCCATCACTTATCCGCGCCCGGGGGAAATCGGGCAGGATCGCCTCGCCAATGCCGCCGCCGCGCGCCTTCTCGGCGAGCTCCCCGCCATCGTTATCGACATGGGCACGGCGGTCACCTTCGACATCATCACCCGCGCGCACGGATACGAGGGCGGCATCATCGCCCCCGGCGTCGAACTCATGCGCCGTTATCTCCACGAGCAAACCGCGCAACTCCCCCTCCTCGACGAATCAATCGACGTTACCCGCGCCGTCGGCCAGTCCACAATCGAGGCCATGCGCATCGGCACCGTGGTTGGTTTTGGTGGGATGATCCAGGCGCTCCTCGACACCGTGATCGCCGACCTTGCCAAGCGTGGCGAAACAAACCCGCGCATTTACAGCACCGGCGGTTCCGCCGCCCTCTTGCGCGACCGCCTCAAAACTCCCTTCGAGGTTATCCCCGATCTCACCCTCCGCGGCCTCGCGGCCGCGTGGAAACTCAACGTGGCGCGTGCCTGA
- a CDS encoding helix-turn-helix domain-containing protein: protein METQRGACLNNLPSPSDIFPGILTREAFEKLAARYKRAHGLNLAAIDSAGEVLAGRIHCADTKTARAADPSALSHPVSFRQALEETLRWGDPCIMCCPCGNALWAVPVMRNQQMLGGLLVAGVPLEPDGPAGELDRSLLSASHDLLNLAARENLTNTALLEQNRLAARRESGRAEALHDLKERLYDEIRSAYLHEEPALLAAIQRGERAEARGIINRILTAIYARGAGRRSLLKTLSLELVVMMARAAVQAGAEPEKVLGLNYRSLTELADVHSQEDLSRWLCDMLEQLIDAMGAPAAHPNAVQLARAVAYIEQHYANDLTRDEVARAAGLSPGHFSHLMREHAGATFTGLLLRIRLDNARRRLARDNAAVAEIAQSCGFSDQSYFTRVFKKAFSETPAAYRQRARGAVIG from the coding sequence GTGGAAACTCAACGTGGCGCGTGCCTGAACAATTTGCCCTCTCCCTCCGATATCTTCCCTGGCATCCTCACCCGGGAGGCGTTTGAAAAACTCGCCGCCCGCTACAAGCGCGCGCACGGCCTCAACCTCGCCGCCATCGACTCCGCCGGCGAGGTTCTCGCCGGTCGTATCCATTGTGCGGATACAAAAACCGCCCGCGCCGCCGATCCTTCCGCCCTTTCCCACCCGGTCTCTTTCCGGCAGGCGCTCGAGGAAACCCTCCGCTGGGGCGATCCCTGCATCATGTGCTGCCCTTGTGGAAACGCGCTCTGGGCCGTGCCCGTGATGCGCAACCAGCAAATGCTCGGCGGGCTTCTCGTCGCCGGCGTCCCCCTTGAGCCCGACGGCCCCGCAGGCGAGCTTGACCGCAGCCTGCTCTCGGCCAGTCACGACCTTCTCAATCTTGCCGCGCGGGAAAACCTCACCAACACCGCGCTCCTTGAGCAAAACCGCCTTGCGGCGCGCCGCGAGTCGGGTCGCGCCGAGGCCCTGCACGACCTCAAGGAACGCCTCTACGACGAAATCCGCAGCGCCTATCTCCACGAGGAACCCGCGCTTCTCGCCGCCATCCAGCGCGGCGAGCGCGCCGAGGCGCGCGGCATCATCAACCGCATTCTCACGGCCATCTACGCGCGCGGCGCCGGACGCCGCAGCCTGCTCAAAACCCTCTCGCTCGAACTCGTCGTCATGATGGCCCGCGCCGCGGTGCAAGCCGGCGCCGAACCCGAAAAAGTCCTCGGCCTCAACTACCGTTCGCTCACCGAGCTCGCCGACGTGCATTCGCAGGAGGACCTCTCGCGCTGGCTCTGCGACATGCTCGAGCAGCTTATCGACGCGATGGGCGCACCCGCCGCGCACCCCAACGCCGTGCAGCTCGCCCGCGCCGTCGCCTACATCGAGCAACACTACGCCAACGACCTCACACGCGACGAAGTCGCCCGCGCCGCCGGTCTTTCCCCCGGGCATTTTTCGCACCTCATGCGAGAGCACGCCGGGGCCACCTTTACCGGGCTGCTCCTCCGCATCCGCCTCGACAACGCCCGTCGCCGCCTCGCCCGCGACAACGCCGCCGTCGCCGAGATCGCCCAATCCTGCGGCTTCAGCGACCAAAGTTATTTCACCCGCGTCTTCAAAAAAGCCTTCAGCGAAACACCCGCCGCCTACCGCCAGCGCGCCCGCGGCGCGGTAATCGGATAG
- a CDS encoding archaemetzincin, whose translation MKTCGAEFVAPSEEARARALGDISDESEPFRKLLAADADFEVIAKPGPSDWLSRHKERGQTFPDYKRSNANRPDNARRVIYLFPIGKFEEEASPSLEALREYAAVFFQMEVRVLPVFEPAEELFSPRINKYSGKRQILTGSIMAFLRELLPKDAYCMIGVTMTDLHPQASWNFVFGQASLRERVGVFSFARHDPAFFGIGTTQRPADFEKRMLWRSCHTLAHEIAHMFGLWHCVYYQCLINGSNTLAEADRQPQHACIICLRKLREAIRFDPVKRYRELEAFYRKHNMTDEAEWVKRQLAKVK comes from the coding sequence GTGAAAACATGCGGCGCGGAATTTGTCGCGCCGTCGGAGGAGGCGCGCGCAAGGGCTCTGGGTGATATTTCGGACGAGTCCGAACCGTTTCGAAAACTGCTTGCGGCGGATGCGGACTTTGAGGTCATTGCAAAGCCGGGGCCGAGCGACTGGCTGTCGCGCCACAAGGAACGCGGGCAAACTTTTCCGGATTACAAGCGGAGCAACGCCAACCGGCCCGACAACGCGCGCCGCGTGATTTATCTTTTTCCGATCGGAAAATTCGAGGAGGAAGCGAGCCCGTCGCTGGAGGCGTTGCGCGAATATGCGGCGGTGTTTTTTCAAATGGAGGTGCGAGTGCTTCCGGTTTTCGAGCCTGCGGAAGAGTTGTTCTCGCCGCGCATCAACAAATACAGCGGAAAACGGCAGATTCTCACGGGAAGCATCATGGCGTTTTTGCGCGAACTGCTGCCAAAGGACGCCTACTGCATGATCGGGGTGACAATGACGGATTTGCATCCGCAGGCGTCGTGGAATTTTGTATTCGGGCAGGCGTCACTGAGGGAACGCGTGGGCGTGTTCAGTTTCGCGAGGCATGATCCCGCGTTCTTCGGCATCGGGACGACGCAACGCCCGGCGGATTTCGAAAAGCGGATGTTGTGGCGAAGCTGTCACACACTCGCGCATGAGATCGCCCACATGTTTGGATTGTGGCACTGTGTTTATTATCAATGCCTGATAAACGGCTCGAACACGTTGGCCGAGGCGGACCGGCAGCCCCAGCATGCGTGCATAATCTGCCTCCGAAAACTGCGCGAGGCAATCCGCTTTGACCCCGTGAAACGCTACCGCGAACTGGAGGCCTTTTATCGCAAGCACAACATGACCGACGAAGCGGAATGGGTGAAAAGGCAATTGGCGAAGGTGAAGTGA
- a CDS encoding ABC transporter ATP-binding protein, which produces MKKSAATPAKTAPILEVSGLRLERGQTVILDDIAWRVARGQHWVILGPNGCGKTSLLRALTGYISPTSGDVSVLGHTYGECDWRDLRLQIGIVTTSLQASIPPAEPAIETVISGKYAQLDLWIKNTRADETAALKLLRFAGIGHLARREWLYLSQGERQRILIARALMANPRLLILDEPCSGLDPVAREHFLAFIEKLARRRACPALVLVTHHVEEITPAITHALVLRAGKIIAQGPLATALTGKTLSASFDSPIRLTRRANRLGLQFTGRGKNSVF; this is translated from the coding sequence ATGAAAAAATCCGCCGCCACGCCCGCGAAAACCGCGCCCATTCTCGAAGTCTCCGGCTTGCGCCTTGAGCGCGGGCAAACCGTCATTCTCGACGACATCGCGTGGCGCGTCGCGCGCGGACAGCACTGGGTTATTCTCGGCCCCAACGGTTGCGGCAAAACCTCGCTCCTGCGCGCGCTCACCGGATACATCTCGCCCACTTCGGGCGACGTTTCCGTGCTCGGCCACACCTACGGCGAATGCGACTGGCGCGACCTGCGCCTGCAAATCGGCATTGTCACCACCTCGCTCCAAGCCTCGATTCCGCCCGCCGAGCCCGCCATCGAAACCGTGATCAGCGGCAAATACGCGCAGCTCGACCTTTGGATAAAAAACACCCGCGCCGACGAGACCGCCGCGCTCAAGCTTCTCCGCTTCGCCGGCATCGGGCACCTTGCGCGCCGCGAATGGCTCTACCTTTCGCAGGGCGAGCGCCAGCGCATCCTCATCGCGCGCGCGCTCATGGCCAACCCGCGCCTGCTCATCCTCGACGAGCCCTGCTCCGGGCTCGACCCCGTGGCGCGCGAGCACTTTCTCGCTTTCATCGAAAAGCTCGCCCGCCGGCGCGCCTGCCCGGCTCTCGTCCTTGTCACGCATCACGTCGAGGAAATCACGCCCGCCATCACGCACGCGCTCGTGCTTCGCGCCGGGAAAATCATCGCGCAAGGCCCGCTCGCCACGGCGCTCACCGGCAAAACGCTTTCCGCCTCATTCGACTCGCCCATCCGCCTCACCCGGCGCGCAAACCGCCTTGGGTTGCAATTCACCGGACGCGGAAAGAACAGCGTGTTTTGA
- a CDS encoding nucleoside 2-deoxyribosyltransferase — MKHKQKHHTVYFSGELFSQKHLIGNAYLAEAIYEKSHGRFLCVLPQNIEHGKSSSRAARDRDIKELLECDLALFNFEGTAVDSDTLAAFMIAKFADIPAVVLRSDTRGDAWTAMAGFFPRTVKVVVDSPGLYKTSMKRRRIAAIDEIVRLAGQHSSVYAQLMCEQIAQACVRALDRAIKTKPRMPKHLCEEVYSWLALMPGFKGKEKVLRKHISRILENKIDRDLL, encoded by the coding sequence ATGAAACACAAGCAGAAGCACCACACGGTTTATTTTTCCGGCGAGCTCTTTTCCCAGAAACACCTCATTGGAAACGCGTATCTCGCGGAGGCGATTTATGAAAAGTCGCACGGGCGGTTTTTGTGCGTGCTCCCGCAAAACATCGAGCATGGAAAATCATCGAGCCGCGCGGCCCGCGACCGCGACATCAAGGAGCTGCTTGAATGCGACCTCGCGCTTTTTAATTTCGAGGGAACCGCGGTCGATTCGGACACGCTCGCCGCGTTCATGATCGCGAAGTTTGCGGACATTCCCGCCGTCGTTTTGCGCAGCGACACGCGCGGCGACGCATGGACGGCGATGGCCGGATTTTTCCCGCGCACCGTGAAGGTGGTTGTCGACAGCCCCGGCCTTTACAAAACGTCGATGAAACGCCGGCGCATCGCGGCGATCGATGAAATCGTGCGACTCGCGGGGCAGCACAGCTCGGTTTACGCGCAGTTGATGTGCGAGCAGATCGCGCAGGCGTGCGTGCGCGCGCTCGACCGCGCGATCAAAACAAAACCGCGCATGCCGAAACATTTGTGCGAGGAAGTTTACAGCTGGCTCGCGCTCATGCCCGGTTTCAAGGGCAAGGAAAAGGTGCTGCGCAAACACATAAGCCGCATCCTCGAAAACAAAATCGATCGCGACCTGTTGTGA
- the ruvB gene encoding Holliday junction branch migration DNA helicase RuvB — translation MASAPEPNKGLGYISNALTSPVTAAESALRPLSFDDFAGQAKTVERLKVMTDAARRRGDPLNHILISGPPGLGKTTLCFILGHEMGKNVRVTSGPVVEKAGDLAGLLTNLEEGDILFIDEIHRIPKAVEEYLYSAMEDFRLDIMIDQGPNARSVRLSIPKFTLVGATTRAGLLTAPLRSRFTLQTRLDYYGVPTLTGIIKRSCGLLGVRIEETGAREIAMRCRGTPRVANNLINFVRDYAQERTKTGVITREVAAAALELLEIDATGLDEMDKRMLRIIAENYRGGPVGMSTIAVAVGEESETLEEVHEPFLIQEGYLQRTPQGRMITPKGYHAIGLKAAVGAQDELL, via the coding sequence ATGGCTTCCGCTCCTGAACCCAACAAAGGCCTCGGCTACATCAGCAACGCGCTCACTTCCCCGGTGACGGCGGCGGAGTCGGCGTTGCGCCCGTTGTCGTTCGATGATTTCGCGGGGCAGGCGAAAACCGTGGAGCGGTTGAAGGTGATGACGGATGCCGCGCGCCGGCGGGGCGATCCGCTCAACCATATTTTGATCAGCGGGCCCCCGGGCCTGGGCAAGACGACGCTGTGTTTCATCCTCGGGCACGAGATGGGGAAAAATGTGCGCGTGACCTCCGGCCCCGTTGTCGAGAAGGCGGGCGACCTGGCGGGGCTGCTCACTAATTTGGAGGAGGGTGACATTTTGTTCATCGACGAAATCCACCGCATCCCGAAGGCGGTCGAGGAGTATTTGTATTCGGCGATGGAGGACTTCCGTCTCGACATCATGATCGACCAGGGGCCGAACGCGCGCAGCGTGCGCCTGTCGATTCCGAAGTTCACGCTTGTGGGCGCGACGACGCGCGCGGGCCTGCTCACCGCGCCGCTGCGCTCGCGTTTCACGCTGCAAACGCGGCTTGATTATTACGGCGTGCCCACGCTCACCGGAATCATCAAGCGCAGTTGCGGCCTGTTGGGCGTGCGCATTGAGGAAACCGGCGCGAGGGAAATCGCGATGCGCTGCCGCGGCACGCCGCGCGTGGCGAACAACCTGATCAACTTCGTGCGCGACTATGCGCAGGAGCGAACCAAGACCGGCGTGATCACGCGCGAGGTCGCGGCGGCGGCGCTGGAACTGCTCGAAATCGACGCGACCGGCCTCGACGAAATGGACAAGCGCATGTTGCGCATCATCGCGGAGAACTATCGCGGCGGCCCGGTCGGCATGAGCACGATAGCGGTCGCCGTGGGCGAGGAATCCGAAACGCTTGAGGAAGTGCACGAGCCGTTCCTAATCCAGGAAGGCTACCTGCAGCGCACGCCGCAGGGCCGCATGATCACGCCGAAAGGTTATCACGCGATCGGTTTGAAGGCGGCGGTTGGCGCGCAGGACGAGTTGTTGTAG
- a CDS encoding DNA polymerase III subunit delta': protein MSDVIAPKTQWPAALADSPSIAVIEQAIQTGRLSHSLLLSGDDIEILASIADCTADRILNTHASSAYFAPANHPDCFTLRPAGKVRQIGADATRALIGKVQVSPNVSVKKTAIIYECDRMNPASANIFLKTLEEPPANTTIILLTTRPYSLLPTIRSRCLNFRFPSIPAAYSPDGWSAWLADYKAWLARLAGPKMERRDVADSIFTVYGLVSRFGVILEFATDEIWKKQKENLPADIGEAEQIAIETGIANDLRTRLFIEIEQATRDFAVPAIVAENPKAGRALTEAVAKLEHATGLLRVNMNESAALESFLLSSLRIWTTAK, encoded by the coding sequence ATGTCCGATGTCATCGCACCCAAAACCCAATGGCCCGCCGCGCTCGCCGACTCACCATCGATCGCCGTGATCGAGCAGGCCATCCAGACCGGACGCCTCTCGCACAGCCTGCTCCTTTCCGGTGACGACATCGAAATCCTCGCCAGCATCGCCGATTGCACCGCCGACCGCATTCTCAACACACACGCCTCCTCCGCCTATTTTGCGCCCGCGAACCATCCGGATTGTTTCACGCTGCGCCCCGCGGGAAAAGTCCGCCAGATCGGCGCCGACGCCACGCGCGCGCTCATCGGAAAAGTGCAGGTTTCCCCAAATGTTTCGGTCAAGAAAACCGCCATCATTTACGAGTGCGACCGCATGAACCCCGCCTCGGCAAACATCTTCCTGAAAACGCTCGAGGAGCCGCCCGCCAACACCACGATCATTCTCCTCACCACGCGCCCCTATTCGCTGCTTCCCACGATCCGCAGCCGCTGCCTCAACTTCCGCTTCCCGAGCATCCCCGCCGCCTATTCGCCCGACGGCTGGAGCGCGTGGCTCGCCGACTACAAGGCGTGGCTCGCGCGTCTTGCCGGCCCCAAAATGGAAAGGCGCGACGTCGCCGACAGCATCTTCACCGTCTATGGATTGGTCTCGCGTTTCGGCGTGATTCTCGAATTCGCAACCGACGAGATTTGGAAAAAACAAAAAGAGAATCTCCCCGCGGACATCGGCGAGGCCGAGCAAATCGCCATTGAAACCGGCATCGCCAACGACCTGCGCACGCGTCTTTTCATCGAAATCGAACAGGCCACGCGCGACTTTGCCGTGCCGGCAATCGTTGCCGAAAACCCCAAGGCCGGCCGCGCGCTCACCGAGGCCGTTGCCAAGCTCGAGCACGCCACCGGCCTCCTGCGGGTGAACATGAACGAATCCGCCGCGCTGGAAAGTTTCCTGCTTTCATCCCTGCGCATCTGGACGACGGCGAAATAA
- the priA gene encoding replication restart helicase PriA, which translates to MGAHQLRKMIVGVHPLAGFDKLLHYQVPEGLRAHMQVGSLVRVPIVNRMHLGIVGMIGAPDDFPVSKLKNVTQLLHPFPALTPDLLSLARWMAAYYACGLDAIIETMLPASVRNGAGLKTEKQLALVRRLDVPELETLNRRAPQQAKLYAFLAQQFKPQRKSLVLSRLGITAAVSNALVKRGIIREEERRIERIAYDDDWAAGEIVAAHPPALNDEQRAASDALAASLREGKFGVSLLHGVTGSGKTEIYLHAIHDVLEAGGGVIFLVPEVALTPQTVARLRGRLNALIPHHGAVVWHSHLSDGERLDGWLALATGEKRIVVGARSAIFAPVQNLRLVVVDEEHEPAYKQDETPRYHGRDVAVMRAKLAGAHCLLGSATPSLESFFNAQNGRYRLLQLPRRIDSRKLPDIDIVDMRIEIMRTRGMTTLSRQLVGAMRDRFEKREQTILFINRRGYSSSMLCAECGHVEECEHCSIAMTYHRHDEQLRCHLCGAERPAPLRCPKCGSLKIRWRGLGTQRVEEAVRHVLPHARIERMDTDTMSRKNRFREVLAQFRSGKIDVLVGTQMIGKGLDFPNVTLVGLVDADISMHVPDFRANERTFQLLVQVAGRAGRGDRAGEVVVQTFTPQSEAIQFSRHADFAGFAAGELKMREQFLYPPYRHLIQHVFRGPNPEKLQFFAEQWARKIEQTLGDKVELRGPAPSPIEKIKDEYRYQLWYFTAQVTKVVAEIAKLRQDFAWPDDMIQVLDVDPVSLM; encoded by the coding sequence ATGGGCGCTCACCAATTGCGCAAAATGATCGTTGGCGTCCATCCGCTCGCAGGCTTCGATAAGCTCCTCCACTACCAGGTGCCGGAGGGGCTGCGCGCGCACATGCAAGTCGGCTCGCTGGTGCGCGTGCCAATTGTCAACCGCATGCACCTTGGCATCGTCGGCATGATCGGCGCGCCCGACGATTTCCCGGTGAGCAAGCTCAAGAATGTCACGCAATTGCTGCACCCCTTCCCCGCGCTGACGCCCGACCTGCTTTCGCTCGCGCGCTGGATGGCCGCCTACTACGCGTGCGGCCTCGACGCGATCATCGAAACGATGCTGCCCGCCTCCGTGCGCAACGGCGCGGGCCTGAAAACCGAAAAACAACTCGCGCTCGTTCGCCGGCTCGACGTGCCGGAGCTCGAAACACTCAACCGCCGCGCGCCGCAGCAGGCCAAGCTCTACGCGTTTCTCGCGCAGCAATTCAAGCCGCAGCGCAAGTCGCTCGTGCTTTCGCGCCTCGGCATCACCGCCGCGGTCTCCAACGCACTCGTCAAACGCGGCATTATTCGCGAGGAGGAGCGCCGCATCGAGCGCATCGCCTACGACGACGACTGGGCCGCCGGCGAAATCGTCGCCGCGCATCCTCCCGCGCTCAACGACGAGCAGCGCGCGGCATCCGATGCGCTCGCGGCATCGTTGCGAGAGGGGAAATTCGGCGTGTCGCTGCTGCACGGCGTCACCGGCTCGGGCAAGACGGAGATTTACCTGCACGCGATCCACGACGTGCTCGAGGCGGGCGGCGGCGTGATTTTTCTCGTGCCCGAGGTCGCGCTCACGCCGCAAACCGTGGCGCGCCTGCGCGGGCGGCTCAACGCGCTCATCCCGCACCACGGCGCGGTGGTCTGGCACAGCCACCTCTCCGACGGCGAGCGGCTTGACGGCTGGCTCGCGCTGGCGACGGGCGAGAAGCGCATCGTGGTCGGCGCGCGCTCGGCGATTTTTGCGCCTGTGCAAAACCTGCGGCTTGTCGTCGTGGACGAGGAGCACGAGCCCGCCTACAAGCAGGACGAAACACCGCGCTACCACGGACGCGATGTCGCGGTGATGCGCGCCAAACTCGCCGGCGCGCACTGCCTGCTCGGCTCCGCCACGCCGTCGCTCGAATCATTTTTCAACGCGCAAAACGGGCGCTACCGCCTGCTGCAACTCCCGCGGCGCATCGACTCGCGCAAGCTGCCCGACATCGACATCGTCGACATGCGCATCGAGATCATGCGCACGCGCGGCATGACCACGCTCTCGCGCCAGCTCGTGGGCGCGATGCGGGATCGATTTGAAAAGCGCGAGCAGACGATCCTCTTCATCAACCGCCGCGGTTATTCGTCGAGCATGCTTTGCGCCGAATGCGGACACGTCGAGGAATGCGAGCATTGCAGCATCGCGATGACGTATCACCGCCACGACGAGCAGCTGCGCTGCCATCTTTGCGGCGCGGAGCGCCCCGCGCCCCTCCGCTGTCCGAAATGCGGCTCGCTCAAAATCCGCTGGCGTGGCCTCGGCACGCAGCGCGTCGAGGAGGCCGTGCGCCACGTGCTTCCGCATGCGCGTATCGAAAGAATGGATACGGACACAATGTCGCGCAAAAACCGTTTTCGCGAGGTGCTCGCGCAATTCCGCTCGGGCAAGATCGACGTGCTCGTGGGCACGCAGATGATCGGCAAGGGGCTCGATTTCCCGAACGTCACGCTCGTCGGCCTGGTCGACGCGGACATCTCGATGCACGTGCCGGACTTCCGCGCGAACGAGCGCACATTCCAGCTTCTCGTGCAGGTGGCCGGGCGCGCCGGGCGCGGAGACCGCGCGGGCGAGGTGGTTGTGCAGACCTTCACACCGCAGTCCGAGGCGATCCAGTTTTCGCGCCACGCGGACTTCGCCGGATTCGCGGCGGGCGAGTTAAAGATGCGCGAACAATTCCTCTACCCTCCCTATCGGCACCTGATTCAGCATGTGTTTCGCGGGCCGAATCCCGAAAAGTTGCAGTTTTTCGCCGAGCAATGGGCGCGAAAAATCGAGCAGACCCTTGGCGACAAAGTCGAGCTGCGCGGCCCCGCGCCCTCGCCAATTGAAAAGATAAAGGACGAATACCGCTACCAACTCTGGTATTTCACGGCGCAAGTGACAAAAGTCGTGGCGGAGATCGCGAAATTGCGCCAGGATTTTGCCTGGCCCGACGACATGATCCAAGTGCTCGACGTCGATCCGGTGAGCCTGATGTAG
- a CDS encoding Fur family transcriptional regulator, with translation MSNDAAREKFKIYLSKKGHRVTNQRLAIFEAAFARTEHFTAEELLDYARDIDDSVSRATVYRTLPIMIESALVREVDIGKNLKYYLPNSDDNTQVAQVICVDCDRIFEVKAPFMEWYGSTVSSKLGLTPCSQRLQVNAQCDSFRKTGDCKNRPQKR, from the coding sequence GTGAGCAACGACGCCGCACGCGAAAAATTCAAAATCTACCTCTCGAAAAAGGGTCATCGAGTGACCAATCAGCGTCTCGCCATCTTCGAGGCCGCTTTTGCGCGCACGGAACACTTCACCGCCGAGGAACTGCTTGATTACGCGCGCGACATCGACGACTCCGTGTCACGCGCCACCGTTTACCGCACGCTTCCAATCATGATCGAAAGCGCGCTCGTGCGCGAGGTCGACATCGGCAAAAACTTGAAATACTACCTGCCCAACAGCGACGACAACACGCAAGTCGCGCAGGTGATATGCGTTGATTGCGACCGTATTTTCGAGGTCAAGGCACCCTTCATGGAATGGTATGGCAGCACCGTCTCGTCGAAGCTCGGCCTCACACCCTGCTCGCAACGCCTCCAAGTCAACGCGCAATGTGATTCATTCCGCAAGACGGGCGATTGCAAGAACCGCCCGCAGAAACGCTGA
- a CDS encoding TPR end-of-group domain-containing protein — MSRKPEDDLPFVISFYESILRRDPQYDSVIEILGSLYTKTGRIADGLKMDRKLVRIRPDDSTARYNLACSLALSHKFEDALQTLSEAISLGYSDADWMAKDDDLKCFNNHAAFKELIELARKNQQRNT; from the coding sequence ATGTCACGCAAACCGGAAGACGACCTGCCCTTTGTGATCTCCTTCTACGAGTCGATCCTGCGCCGCGACCCGCAATACGACTCGGTCATCGAAATCCTCGGCAGCCTTTACACAAAAACCGGGCGCATCGCCGACGGGCTAAAAATGGATCGCAAACTCGTGCGCATCCGTCCCGACGACTCCACCGCGCGCTACAACCTCGCATGCAGCCTTGCGCTCTCGCATAAGTTTGAGGACGCCCTTCAAACGCTTTCCGAGGCCATCTCGCTCGGTTACAGCGACGCCGACTGGATGGCCAAGGACGACGATTTGAAATGTTTCAACAACCACGCCGCATTCAAGGAGCTGATCGAGCTCGCGAGGAAAAACCAACAGCGGAACACGTGA